The nucleotide window TTACGATACCCGAAGCATCGGCCACACACCGATCACAGATATACACATCATTAGGACCGGCGACCATGCTATTTACTTCATGGCTTGACCGCCCACAAAATGAACAGTGGATTGTCTTGTCGTCATTATTCTCTTGGTCGCTCATAGTCCGATAACTAAATTCTTATTACTCTTCGTCTTTTTTACGCTTCATAATATTATCAACCAAACCGTACTCCTTGGCCTCTTCGGCCGCCATCCATTTGTTACGGTCGGTATCTTCCATAACTTCATCTACTGATTTGCCACTATGGTTAGCAAGCACTTCACTAATCAGCTTTTTGATACGCAAAATCTCTTGAGCCTCAATTTCAATATCACTGGCTTGTCCACGCACACCACCCAGCGGTTGGTGAATCATAACACGAGAATTAGGCAGCAAATTTCGCTTACCGGCAGCCCCACCAGCCAATAGTACAGCTCCCATCGATGCGGCCATACCCACACATGTTGTAGCCACATCACACTTCACATATTGCATGGTATCATAAATGGCGAAACCTGATGACACAACGCCACCCGGGCTGTTGATATACAAATTGATATCCTTTTCTGGATCCTCCGATTCCAAGAACAACATCTGTGCTACAATAGAACTTGCTACCGCATCATTTACCGGAGTACCTAAAAAGATAATGCGATCCTTAAGCAGTCGAGAATAAATATCAAAAGCACGTTCGCCACGCTCGGTCTTTTCGACGACCATAGGCACCAGGTTATTATTCTGGATGCGATCAGCTTGTCCGTTGTCGTTGGGCATTTCGTATAATGGTTGTTTTTCCATAGGTAACTCGGAAATAAAAATTTTATTCAACTAATACTGATTAGAAACTACGCCTTAATCTTTTCGTCGTGCTTCTCTTGATAGGTTTCTTTATCAATTTCATTAATATTAACCTCATCTTTCAACCTATCAAATACCTTGTCTTCACGAATACTGTTCCTCAGGCTTTCCAACTGTTGCGGATTCTGTGCAAACATATTCCGCATCTGATCAACCTCAATACCATAACGCGAAGCCTCAGCCTCTAAGTGTTGATCTATATCTTCGGGTTTTATCTCGATATCATCAAATTTTTCTTGCAGCTTCTCATTCAAGAAAAACCACTTAGCATCGCGAATAGCGCGATCTTCCATATTCTCCTTGTATTCCTCTTCATCGAAATCAGGCGGCAGCTGTCCTTGTGACTGCTGCTTCACACGTTCAACATATTGGTTTTGCACCTGACTCTTAAATACTTCGGGAACATCGAACTCATGCTTTTCAACAAGCGCATCGATGATATCGTTCTTGAAAAGATCATCGGCAGACTGATCGTAATAATCCTGAATCTTACTTTTCATCAGGCTTTTAAACTCATCTACATTCTTAGCCTCATTATTCGATGCCTTCTTTGCAAATTCATCTGTGAGATCAGCCTTGTGAAGCTTCTCTACTTTTTTAACGATCAGCTTAAAGCTGTGCGTATGATCTTCGTGCCCAACCTCTACTTCAACTTCATCACCAACCTCATGACCCAACAGATCTTCACCAAACTGCTTAGACTCTTCTTGAGTCAGGTCAATGGTTTCTTCAGTTTTATTTTCCTCTTCGGGTTCTCCATCATCATCCAATGGAATAGCATCAACCGTTACCCGTGTTTCTTCGGTAATTTCTTCCTCGACCTCTTCCCAATTGCCCTGCTGCTTACGCTGACGATCAATCTCTTCTTGAACTTCATCATCAGTAACATCATGTACAAGTCGATCAACCTCAACCTTGCTCAAATCCGTAAGCTCAAACTCCGGACGTGCCCCAATCTTGAACTTTGCTTCCAGCTCATCATTTTCCCAGTTCAGCTCAAGCATCTGGCTTTCGCCTACCGGCTCATATTCAGGAACCACCTCATTTTCAAATACTTCCTGAACGTATTTGCCGACCTCTTCCTGCTCAATCTCATCGCCAAAACGCTTACGTACAATTTTCAACGGCACCTTGCCAGGACGAAACCCGGGCATATTAATTTGGCCGCGATATTTTTTGTACGCCTCTTTAAATTTAGGCTCCAGATCTTCACGATCGGCTGAAATAATTAACTCTTTATCGACAGAGGTTATATCGTTTACAGTAATTTCCACAGAACTACTCCGAATGGTCTTTGATTATGACAATAAAATAATAAGTGATAACATGCTAAGTACGAGAGGGGGGACTCGAACCCCCACGCCTTAAAGGCACTAGATCCTAAATCTAGCGCGTCTACCAATTCCGCCACTCTCGCAGGTACTTTCAACATTTGGCAAAACAATTAGCTTTACCAGAATTTGAGAGTCTCGAAAAATATGGCTTTTTTCTTCTGATTTCAACACAAATAAAACATGTATTTCTGTTGAAAGAGCTATGAGTCATTTCAGCAATTTTGTAATTTTGGCGTTGCATCGAAACCCTAATACTGACTCCCCTTACCCATGTTTTATAACTTACGGTTGGTATACATTACCACAAAAAACAAACAAGAAGCTAAATCCATCGGCAAAACGCTGGTAAAAGAACAATTAGCTGCGTGCGTTAATATCGTCGAAGGCATGGAATCCATTTACCGCTGGGAAGGTGAAATTGTAGAAGACACTGAAACCATCCTCATCGCGAAAACTCCCTACCACAACGTTAAAGAACTTACGGAACGCGTTAAAACACTACACAGCTACGATTGTCCCTGTATTATATCACTGCAACTGACCGAACAGGAAGGGAATGAAGAATATCAGCGATGGATTATCAAGAATTCCCAAAAACAAGAGATTGACTACGAAGTAGAGGACATTTAGCCGTTGTTGTGCAGGCCACACTCTGTTTTGGAAAGATTACTCCATCGGCCTTCTCGTCCCTGTCCCGGTGCCGTACAATGCGTACAACCCACTGACTGATATCCTTTTTCCTTCAGCGGATGTTCGGGCAAGCCATGACTCTCAATGTATTCTTCAACCAATGATGAATTCCAGTCGATCAGCGGATAAAACTTAATCAACTCATCATCGTCATCCATAATAGGCAAACTATTACGATGCCGATTCTGGAATCCAATCAGCCCCGACATCCACACCTTGTAGTCATTTTTGACACGATCAAGGGGTTCCACCTTATTAATTTCGCAACACTTATCAGGATTGTGATCCCACAACTCATTTTTAAATGTTTTCGTATGCTGGTTGGGGTCGGGGCGCAAATCAATCACATTTAAATCCAACAAACGCGTCAGCCGATTCTTATAATCAATCGTCTCTTCAAAATGATATCCCGTATCAATAAAATAGATGGGACAACCGGGCTTAATTCTGCTAACCAGATGCAATAACACAGCGGAGGTAGTTCCAAAAGAGGATGTTACCAGCACATCCCGGAACGTGTTAAACACCTGAGCTACACGAGCATCAACAATTTTTGCCGAAAGCGACCGATTTATCTTTTCTTTATTGACCAGATACATATAGATTCGTGATTAAGCTTCAATTTAAACAAGTCATAATCTAACAGTGAGTGTTGTAAAAGTCGAACGCCAAAATCATATTTGTCGCGCCGTAATTGACAGACCCAAATCCCATAATGCCATCAATTTTGCAGTGATGGATGCATTAGAAAACCTACTTGACGAGTTGGAACAAAATTCCAATATCCGCTGCTTTGTTTTATCGGGATCTGGGAATAAAACATTTATTTCGGGAGGCGATCTCAAAGAATTTCATACTATTAAAACGGCTGAAGAAGCCAAACCAATGGCTCGGCGAATGCTCACTATACTGGAACGCATCGAAAAACTGCCCTGCTGGACGATTGCTGCTATTAACGGTGCGGCTTACGGTGGTGGATGTGAAATAATGCTCGCCTTTGATTTTAGGATGGCAACCCCAAATGCTACTTTCGGTTTTACCCAGGGCAAATTTTACCTGCCACCAGGATGGGGTGGCTTAACACGCCTTGTCGAAAAAGTCGGTCGGTCTACAGCACTACTTTGGCTGGCCGAAGCTAAAGTTATTGATGCTGAATCAGCTTTGAACCACAAACTTATCAACCATGTTATTGAAAGCAATGACTTTCGGGATGGCGTTCGATCCAAGGCAGAAACTCTTATTAAAAATGATCGGGCTTTCATTAAAAATCTCAAGAGTGGGGCAATGAAATTGACACAAGCACGATGGAAAGCGATAAATGCCGAACTTGATTCCTTTGCCAAGTTCTGGGAAAGCGAACTCCACGAAGAGCGAGTGGAACGGTTTCTAAATCGCAAAAAAGAATAATATCCACATAGCCTGGTGGTTAACCATCAGGCTAAAAGCAAACTCCTGTTACTTTTTGACCTTTTTTCGGAGGTACATCTTAGTTTCGTAGCGGTCTCCTTTTCTGAACAATTCCACCCGCATCGAATCACCCTCTTCATACTCACGAAACAGGGCTTGGGCATGCATCTTACTCTGGATACGCTCTTCTCCAATTCGTAAGATAATATCGCCCGGTACAATGCCTGCCTCAAAAGCCGGCCCATCTTTATTTACACTATTGACCAACAATCCCCGCAATGCGGGCAAATTATACTTCAAGACCAGCTGGCGCGTCATTTCAACAGTGTTAAAACCAGGATCATAAGATAGGGTTACCTCTCCTGTAGTAGATAGTTGACGAATAATTTTTTGTACTCTGTTGCTGGGAATGGCAAAACCAAGCCCCACATTCCCCCCGCTGGTGCCTCCAGTATAAATAAAAGTATTTACTCCTATTACTTTACCCTCACTGTCAACCAGTGGCCCGCCCGAATTCCCCCTGTTGATCGCAGCATCAGTTTGAATCATATCCATATATACACGGGGCTCATTAGGATTGGGACGAAAATCACGATTCTTCGCGCTCACCACGCCTACCGTCACTGATGGCTTCGCCGACTCAAATAACCCAAAAGGATTCCCCACTGCCAACGACCATTCCCCAACCAGTACGCTATCCGAATCACCGAACTCTACCGCTGGAAAGGGATGATCAGCCTTAATTTTTAACAGTGCCAAATCCGCAAGCTCATCTTCACCCAATACCTCCGCCTCATACTGCGAACCATCCGGCAATGATACTACAACCCGCTTGGCATGCCGATTTGCAACATGCTGGTTTGTTACTACCAACCCATCTTCATTGATGATAAACCCCGATCCCATACTGCTCACCTCACGCTCAATGGGTACCGGGATAAAGCGATTGTAATACTCACTAAACTCCAGGCGGCGACCGCCTTGTACCATCTCCGTAACCGTAATACTTACCACAGCCGGACTTACTCTTTGAACTGCCTCGGTTATCGCGGTTCGCCTGCTTGTCGTAATTTGTTGGTTGGCATTTTGCCCTGTATTAATATCTGAATTATCGGTTTGGATGCCATCAGCAGAAAAGGACTCTGTATTACTTTTTTGGGTTGTATCTTCAATAACGGATGAAATATTTGCGCCCGTAGCTTCAGAAAATCCACCAGTCTTTGCCAACTGTGATTCTCTGTTGCTATCGGTACAACCTGCCGATAGCAATCCAAAAGAAAGGACAACCGCTAATAGAGAAACGGACTGCTTAACCATCAAGTAAAAAATTTATTACGACTTATCTACACTAACCAGCTGTTCAGCTCCAATCTCTACCAAATCTTCGATTGCTTCCTCTAACGGCCCGGGATGCCAAGCACCAGAAGCCTTTTTATGTCCGCCGCCACCTACTTTTCGGGCCCACTTATTTACGTCCACATCATTGCTTTTAGATCTTAGACTCATCTTGACACCATCACCCAGCGCCTTAAATAATATTGCAGCTTTAATTCCAGCTACACTCAGCGGATAGGCGACGAATCCTTCACAATCGTCATTCGTAGTATTGGTCTCTTCCAGCATCTCTTTCGTAACGTACATGATAGCAATTTGATTGTCCTCAAATAACTCTATCGTACTCATCGCCTTGCTAAGTAGATGCAGCTGGTTAAGACTTTTGGTTGAAAACACTTTTTCGGCCACCTCATTGGGACGAAACTCACCCAATCGAAGTAACTCTGCTGCAATATTCATTGTTTCGGGGGTAACGCTGTCATACTGCAGCGATCCTGTATCTGTTAAAATACCGGTATATAGAGCTTTTGCCACGTTTTCATCAACCTGAGAAATATCGTTTTGCAAAAAGAGATGAAAGACAAGCTCACAGGTCGAAGATGCTTCCTCTACCGATATCGACATATCAAAACCGTCGTAAGGGTCAGGATGATGGTCAATCATAAAGGAGGGTTTGGGATCATCCTGCACATAATCAGAATAGCTACCAAACCTTTTGGGGGAATTTCCATCAAGCACCAAAAAAGCATCACACTTTTTCAGTAATTTCTCCTCCGGCTTGTGAATGGGATAAAAATCGCTGAGCCATTGTAAATTCAACGGCACATCGTCATCATTAAAGCCAATGGCATTTACACCATTTTTTTCTAACCACAAACAAGCTGCCACCTGGGCACCGATACAATCCCCATCCGGGCGGATGTGCGAATAAACACCCACAGTGTCAAACTCTTGCAGTTTTTGAATGAGTTCTTCAAACATAATGGCCTTTTATAGCGCGAAAAATAAGCTTAATAAAATGGTATATAGCGTGGAAGAAAGCAATATTTTTTTGGAACTAAATTCTTTCTCCATTATATCGTATCATTAAACAAAAAGTACACCTGAAAGCCTTTAAACGCATTTTTGATGAAAACGGTACTTATTCTTTGCAATGGCAAGCCTCCATCACAAGAACTATTCCACGAATATCGAGCGAACGCAGATTACTTTATTGCCGCTGATGGAGGGGCCAATATCGCCCTTGCATGGGATACATTTCCCGATGTTGTTATCGGCGATTTAGATAGTTTTAAAGGCAATGGGGATGCTCCCTTTGAGATTATATTTCGTCCCAGCCAGCAAAGTAATGATTTAGAGAAGGCTCTTTCCCATGCTCAAAAAGAACACGGTACACATATCAATATTCTTGGAGCTACCGGACACCGACTGGACCAAACGCTTAAAAATCTATCCGTACTTAAGAAATACGACACTTATTTTGAGCAAATACTTTTAATTGATGATTTCGGAAAAACACAACTATTGTCCAATTCTTTTACATCTCCCATAACAGTTGGCACACAGGTTTCTCTGTTCCCACTCTCGGGCAGGGTTTCGGGTATCACTACCAACGGACTTAAATATCCCCTCGATAATGAGACTTTAGAAAATGGCGTGCGTGATGGCTCCTCAAATGAAGTCGTTGATTCACCGATTGAAATCACTCATAAAAAAGGAGATCTGCTTCTCTATACGAAACACTTTTCGGATTGACCCCTCATTCATTTCAAGATATCTTCCATTCATCTTAACATAACAATACCACATTGTCTGAACTACAATTCACCCTATTCGACTGGAGCCTCATACTAAGTTACTTCGGGCTATTAGTTTACCTTACCTGGCAGCGCGAATGGGAGGAAACCGATGAAGAATCCTTTTTATTATCGGGCCGCAAAATGAGCCTTGCTGCATTTGTAGCTACCTTAGTATCCACTTGGTATGGCGGCATTTTGGGGATTGGAGAATTCAGTTACCAAAACGGGATATCAACCTGGCTGATCCTTGGGTTTCCCTTCTACGTATTCTCAGCCCTTTTTGCATGGCTACTGGCTGGTAAAATCCGCATGAACAAAGCACTTTCACTCCCTGAAGCAGTTGGCAATTTTTATGGCGATACAGCAGGGCGTTTTTCTGCCATCCCTATTTTCATCTTAGTAAGTCCGGCCCCTTACATTCTCATGCTCGGGCTAATATTTCAATATTTAACAGGAGGGACTGGCCATTTTCTCTGGTATGCCAGCGCGGTAGCACTATTTTCGGTAGCCTATGTTATTTTCGGGGGATTTAATGCCGTTGTCCACACCGATATGCTCCAAATTGCTCTCATGTTTATCGGGTTTATTTTTCTGATCACCTTTGCCGGAATGGAATTTGGCGGATTGGGAGAACTGTGGGAGACTGTCCCTGCTGACTTCAAAAACATTACCGGCGGTGAAAGCATACAGTACATCCTCGTTTGGTTTTTTATCGCCCTGTGGACTTTTGTAGATCCCAGCTTTCACCAGCGCGCCGCAGCAGCAAAATCTCCCAAAACAGCTAAAAACGGGATTTTTATTTCCATTCTCCTGTGGTCAGCATTCGACTTTTTGACTGTTTTTAGCGGCATGTATGGCTTTGCTATTCTTGGGGATACGCTGGCAGAACCGATTATGGTTTATCCATATCTGGCCAATGAAATATTACCCATTGGTCTCAAAGGACTCTTTTTCGTAGCACTGCTGGCTACCATTATGTCTACATTAGACAGCTACCTGTTCTTATCGGGACAAACCCTGGGACGCGACCTGCTTGTTAAGATTTTTCCCAATACAAACAACAATACGCTAACGCGAATAAGCACGTTGGCAGCAGCCCTCTTAGGCATTTTACTTATCATCATATTCCCCAGCGTCATAGATCTGTGGTATGTTATTGGGTCGGTGATGATTCCCGGTTTACTGATCCCCGTGCTTGGAGTCTATCTACGATTTTTCACATTAAAAAAACCGTGGGTACTTCCTACAATGGTGGGCAGTATTGGGGTATCACTGGCATGGCTCATCCTGGGTACCATCACCAGCGACGGTACATACAACTATACGTTCTGGGGAATCGAACCATTTTATCCGGGACTCACAGCAAGTATTATACTTTGGCTACTGGGAAGAAAAGATAATGGGGATCTGTTTGAGGAAACTGATTTTGCCAAAGATGAAATAGTAGGAGATCCCAAGTAAACCTTCTCCAATCAGAAAAAGGTATTGGGCGAAAATATCTTTACGTACTCTTTAGAATGTGCCCTAAGTTTAACTTGTGGATAGGAATCAAATACTTCATAGCCATAGCATCTTTCTCGATATTGAGTTCGCCCGTTCGCCGGAAATCCACGATACAGTATCCCTCAAACGCACGTACTACTTCGCCAATCCCGTAATATTCCGGGCACGGACCATAGTAAACCAAGTCCCCGAGCTGGATATTATTATTCGCCCTGCGGTTATACGGATAAATAACCGGCAGCCGATCGAGTCGATATGATAGTCGTTTCTTTGTTGCCATGAAGGCTTAATATACGGGATTAGAAATCCCTTTTTCTAATGACAAATTTTCGGGTATTCTTGTCAGGTGCTTCAATAGAAATCCAAATGGCATGAGGTGGAATAAGTTCGAGAATTCGCTCCGGCCATTCGATAACAGTAACTCCTTCGCCATAAAAATATTCTTCGGCCCCAATTTCCAGTGCTTCCCGGGGCGATTCCATACGGTAGCAGTCGAAATGATATAACGTCTTATCCCCGTAATATTCGTTGATCAAGGTAAAGGTTGGAGAACTAACCTCATTCCCGTCAATCCCAAACCCTTCGGCCATCCCCTTAACAAAATGGGTTTTACCAGCTCCCAACTCTCCCTCCAAACAAACAACATCGCCAATAGATAACGCATCTATAAAAGCGCGTCCTTTGACAATTGTTTCGTCTGGTGATGTAGTCGTAAACTCTTTCTCCATAATCAGTTCTCATCTAAGAGAGTAAAATAATAAGCTTGCTAACTTTCCCGCTGTCATAATGTAGACTTTGGGCGGAGCGTAGAAATAGGCAAAATCATCTCTTCCATGCTTGTCCCACCATGCAAAAACGTATCGCGATAGCGATTTTGATAGCGGTGATAGTTGGTAGGATACACAAAGTAGTAATCTTCTTTCGCAATAATATAATTATTAGAATGCCCCGGCGTCGGCAACTTGTAATCTGCCGGATTTTCAATAATCATTGCAGCATCTTCATTGGCTGATAAATTGCGCCCATACTTATATCGCAAACTGGTAGAAGTTTCTCGATCTCCATAGACCTTCGTATCGCGAAGTGCACGAACGGCGCCATGATCGCTGGTTACCACGATGACCACCTCCTCATCAGCCAGTAGCTTAAAAATTTCGAATAGGGTAGAGTGCTGAAACCATGTTTTTGTCAGCGACCGAAAGGCCGGCACATCGGGGGCAATCTCTTTGAGCACATCAGAATCAGATCGCGAGTGCACCAGGGTATCCACAAAATTGTACACAAACGTGCTAAGTGGTACCTGTAGATAATTGTGGATATTATCTGTTAAGTTTTGCCCCTCTTCGGTTTTAAGTACCTTTTCATACTTCACCTTTTTATCGATGCCCTTGCGCTTCAACTGTTTAACCAGCAGTTCCTCCTCAAACTGATTTAACGAGCTCTCATCTTCGCCCTGGCTCCACAGCCGGGGATAAATATCTTCGATTTCGAGCGGAAACAATCCCGAAAAAATAGCATTTCGAGAATAGGGTGTGGCCGTTGGTAAAATGGAATAGTAAAAATCGGTATCAATCGCATAATCCTCATTCAACAGATCTTGAAACATCAGCCACTGATCATACCGCATACAATCAATGACTAAAAACAGGGTTTTTTGCCCGTTTTTAACATGCGGTAACACATACTCACGGACAATATCAGTCGATAGGGCCGGCCGTTCCGGGGTAGATTGATTAAGCCACGACCGGTAATTTCGTCCTACAAAACGACTGAACATCTTATTGGCTTCACGATACTGATCAGCTAACACTTGCCGCAGCGACTCATCACCCGACTCCAAATCGATATCCCACTGCGTAAGCTGCTTATAAATGTTAATCCACTCCTCCCAATCCGTTTCTTCATGGATCCTTCCCGATATCTCATTAAAGTCGCGCAGATATGATTGCGCAAACTTCTCATTGCGAATGCGGCGACGCTCCAAAATTCGCTTTATCGTCAATACAATTTGGTTGGGATTAACCGGCTTAATCAAATAGTCAGAAATCTTGCCGCCAATTGCATCCTCCATGATCGACTCTTCCTCACTCTTAGTAATCATCACGACAGGCAAATTCGCATTTATCGTTTTGATCCTATTGAGTGTAGCCAATCCATCCATTCCCGGCATCTGCTCATCCAAAAACACAATATCAAACGGTTGTTCCTTGATGAGTGTAATCGCATCTTTGCCGTTCGTGACGGGGGTGACTTCAAAGTCTTTATTTTCCAAAAAGATAATGTGAGGCTTCAGCTGATCGATCTCGTCATCCGCCCATAAAATACGTGTAGCCATCAGGATTCTGTTGCATTAATTTGAATCCTTAAGTTTGATAAATGGCATCAATTTATCCAATCGTTTTTGCGCAATTCCCTTAATTTTTTTGAGCTCCGAAAACGACTCAAATCTCCCGTGCTCCTGGCGATAGGTAACAATACGTTTGGCATAGGTCGGGCCAATACCAGGCAGCGTCTTCAATGCCTGTTCATTTGCTGTATTCACGTTTATTTTATCCCCAGAAGAGGCTTTAGCGGTACGTTCTTCCTGACTTCCATTCCTCTCATTAGAGGTAGAATCCTTTTCAACCGTATCAACTACAGTTCGTTTAACCACGGACTTGTCGGATGGATAATACTGCTCCAACAATTTTTCCTCTTCTGCATTGATCAACGCTGTTCGCTCGGCAAACTGTTCTTCAAGTTCGCGATACTCATCCCCATCAAAAGGAACCGACGACGACAAAGCAAGGTTCAACACTCCCAAAGCAACCAATAATATCAGCAGGGCTGTTATCGTCTTGCGTTCGCCCGGTGCAATTTTCAACTTTTCCAGCCAGAAAAATAATGTTCTCTTCATAGGTATCCTCTCTTAAAATTATTAATCCCTACTGGTAAGACCGATACACCAGACAAAACTTACAAAATCACTCTTGTTTGAGGGCGAAAATAATTCGATGTTTGGCTTCTGATTATGGAATCAACAAAAATATATCACTACGACAATCTCTCCATTTCTTATAATCGCGTAGGCGTTAAGGATCGCCAACCCCTGATCATCCTTCATGGGTGGGGAAGTAATAAGCAGGTGATGATGCCGCTTGCCAAGGAACTTGCCGAGATTCGTGACTGCTACGTGTTCGATCTACCGGGATTTGGGAACTCTTCGGTGCCCAACCAGCCGTGGTCGATCGATGATTACGCCGATTTAATTCAAGAATTTATCACGGAGCATGAATTCGATTCCGTTGATCTTTTGGTTCACTCTTTCGGGGGACGCATGGCGCTAAAGCTTTGTGCACGTCCCCAGGCAGAACAACTTATTGACAAAGTACTTATCACCGGCGGAGCGGGGATGAAACCCAAGCGAAGCTTCTCGTACTATGTGAAAAAGTATACGGCCAAGCTACTTAAAGCCCCCTTTCTGGTATTGCCGAACAATCTCCGCGAAAAGGCACTGGGCTGGCTACGACAAACATCGATATGGAAATCATTGGGATCCAGCGACTACAGCAAGCTGGATGGCATCATGCGCGAAACCTTTGTGAAAACGGTCAGCGAATACTTGGAACCCTGTCTCCCCAAAATACCACATGAGGTACTTTTACTGTGGGGAGAAAATGATGAAGCCGCGCCGCTTTATCAGGCTAAACGGATGGAAGAAGGAATCAAGAATGCAGCATTAGTCGTCATCGATAACGCCGGGCATTACGCCTTTCTGGATCGTCCCTCGCACTTTGTGCGTATTGCAAAGGCTTTTTTTAAGGGGGAAGAATAAGTCATATTGGTATAGTCCAAACGGAATCCTTCCGTACCCTTCCTTTTAATGAGGCATCTTCCCAATCACAAACACAACTAACTCACCAAGCTTATAGGCACATGGTAACCGACATTACAATGTCATTGTATCAGACATTAGTATGTCCTGGTGCCTGACATTACCATGTCTTAGGGTATGACATTACTATGTCTGGGGGGCAGACATTGGTATGTCAGGCAAACAAGAACTATGAGATAAAACCACGAAGAGTATATGCCAGCAAATAGATAAGCTTATGATGTCAGCCAAATTATGTTATCCGGCTTTTTCCTCTTCAAGCTGACGCTCTTTAAAATCCTCGTCGAAATAGTTG belongs to Fodinibius sp. Rm-B-1B1-1 and includes:
- a CDS encoding sodium:solute symporter family protein; this encodes MSELQFTLFDWSLILSYFGLLVYLTWQREWEETDEESFLLSGRKMSLAAFVATLVSTWYGGILGIGEFSYQNGISTWLILGFPFYVFSALFAWLLAGKIRMNKALSLPEAVGNFYGDTAGRFSAIPIFILVSPAPYILMLGLIFQYLTGGTGHFLWYASAVALFSVAYVIFGGFNAVVHTDMLQIALMFIGFIFLITFAGMEFGGLGELWETVPADFKNITGGESIQYILVWFFIALWTFVDPSFHQRAAAAKSPKTAKNGIFISILLWSAFDFLTVFSGMYGFAILGDTLAEPIMVYPYLANEILPIGLKGLFFVALLATIMSTLDSYLFLSGQTLGRDLLVKIFPNTNNNTLTRISTLAAALLGILLIIIFPSVIDLWYVIGSVMIPGLLIPVLGVYLRFFTLKKPWVLPTMVGSIGVSLAWLILGTITSDGTYNYTFWGIEPFYPGLTASIILWLLGRKDNGDLFEETDFAKDEIVGDPK
- the tsaE gene encoding tRNA (adenosine(37)-N6)-threonylcarbamoyltransferase complex ATPase subunit type 1 TsaE → MEKEFTTTSPDETIVKGRAFIDALSIGDVVCLEGELGAGKTHFVKGMAEGFGIDGNEVSSPTFTLINEYYGDKTLYHFDCYRMESPREALEIGAEEYFYGEGVTVIEWPERILELIPPHAIWISIEAPDKNTRKFVIRKRDF
- a CDS encoding response regulator gives rise to the protein MATRILWADDEIDQLKPHIIFLENKDFEVTPVTNGKDAITLIKEQPFDIVFLDEQMPGMDGLATLNRIKTINANLPVVMITKSEEESIMEDAIGGKISDYLIKPVNPNQIVLTIKRILERRRIRNEKFAQSYLRDFNEISGRIHEETDWEEWINIYKQLTQWDIDLESGDESLRQVLADQYREANKMFSRFVGRNYRSWLNQSTPERPALSTDIVREYVLPHVKNGQKTLFLVIDCMRYDQWLMFQDLLNEDYAIDTDFYYSILPTATPYSRNAIFSGLFPLEIEDIYPRLWSQGEDESSLNQFEEELLVKQLKRKGIDKKVKYEKVLKTEEGQNLTDNIHNYLQVPLSTFVYNFVDTLVHSRSDSDVLKEIAPDVPAFRSLTKTWFQHSTLFEIFKLLADEEVVIVVTSDHGAVRALRDTKVYGDRETSTSLRYKYGRNLSANEDAAMIIENPADYKLPTPGHSNNYIIAKEDYYFVYPTNYHRYQNRYRDTFLHGGTSMEEMILPISTLRPKSTL
- a CDS encoding helix-hairpin-helix domain-containing protein; its protein translation is MKRTLFFWLEKLKIAPGERKTITALLILLVALGVLNLALSSSVPFDGDEYRELEEQFAERTALINAEEEKLLEQYYPSDKSVVKRTVVDTVEKDSTSNERNGSQEERTAKASSGDKINVNTANEQALKTLPGIGPTYAKRIVTYRQEHGRFESFSELKKIKGIAQKRLDKLMPFIKLKDSN
- a CDS encoding alpha/beta hydrolase, with the translated sequence MESTKIYHYDNLSISYNRVGVKDRQPLIILHGWGSNKQVMMPLAKELAEIRDCYVFDLPGFGNSSVPNQPWSIDDYADLIQEFITEHEFDSVDLLVHSFGGRMALKLCARPQAEQLIDKVLITGGAGMKPKRSFSYYVKKYTAKLLKAPFLVLPNNLREKALGWLRQTSIWKSLGSSDYSKLDGIMRETFVKTVSEYLEPCLPKIPHEVLLLWGENDEAAPLYQAKRMEEGIKNAALVVIDNAGHYAFLDRPSHFVRIAKAFFKGEE